The genomic window agaccgaagttgacttgggtaaaggcaataaaatgagacttaaaatgatggaatatacccaaagacttagccttagataggagtgcatggaaaacagctattcacgtgcttgaaccttgattgcttctgctgggtttcaactctagcctaccccaacttgtttgggatttaaaggctttgttgttgttgttaggtTCCACAGTTGGTAAAGATAGCTTTTCTATTGCATTGCTAAATACTGATGTGTCATGTGCACAGCAGTAATTAGTGATGGATCTGGCTTTGGTGAAAATCCAATGTTCCATTCTGGAAAACAACAGTTTTTGCCTGAGAACGATAGTTCAAGACCTAGGGCCAGTACCCCCATGGAGCAAGGCAAATTTGCAACAAAAGCTATCCCTTGAAATAGTGGATTACACTATAGGGATTTTTACACAGCTGATCTTAGATTTTTAGTATaggatttcacaaaataaatcataCATGATACATGTTTGATTCTTTTATTGAGTTGTAAAATATTATTTACAACATTATTTTTGAAAGGATATGAAGACTGTGGAAGTCCATTGCCAATGTTTCAAACTGGATCTGGAAAATCTGTATTGGTCAGTGAAAGTTCGGTGCAAAAGGCAAGAGCCGTTCTCAAGGAAGAAGGTGATGTAAACACTAAACAGAGCTATTTACTGTATagcatgcatatgaaactttattcTGTGGATATTTTGCTGATGCAACAACTGATACTTCATAGTCAGTAACCTCCATTCTCTGTTTACTTTATGACTTCGACTTTTCAGGGTCCATGAAAGCTACTTTATTTTCAGTAGCTCTACATAAATCCCTCAAAGTTACTGTTTTATATGCTTGGTCTTCAAAGTTAGATTTTGACCAAGATTTTCTCACAAAATCACTTATTTTTTCCTTGAACGATGCAGGAGAGCTGCATACCGCTATAAAACCTATATATTGTGAAAGCATTTTGAAATGTGAATCATTGTAGATTTTTTACACTAAGCATGCTTATGATTTTTATTAATTGTTGGTCAAAGCATCCAAAATTTGACTTACTCCAAATTAAAATATGTCTTGTATTTTTGAATGGAGGTCAGGGAGTACAATTTAACAAAATAATGTTATAGTGGCAGTTTTGGTGACAACCATAGCTGTGTAGTCAGTGTCTAAATGCACTTATTCTGAAATATCAAACAAAAAAAGAACAGACGGAGTATAAAACTAGATTGTATTGAATAAAAGTACTTTCAAAAGGCACACCACCATTATGTGAAGATATCGTCTAATTAATTATGAGGTTTTATTATTCCTTTTTAGATGTGAATATGAAGATCTCGAACACAGTTTACAAACTGCTAGTAGTTAACCACATTTTTTCTAACTACCATAAAAGAAAGAAAACATTGCTGCATTGACATGATCTATTTCTTCGTTTATGCAAACTAATCATTCTTTACCATGCTCATTTAGAGCAGTGTGCACTTCACTGTTCAGACAGTTGCATCGGCCTTATGTGTAAATAAACGAATACTGTGCAGAAGCGTACCAAATTGAAATGTATGACCAAGTTTCAAGAACATGACATGAACAATGGCTAGTTAAATCAAGTGCTGATGTGGCGTAATGGAGAATGCTTGACCTTTAAATTTAATCTTCATTTTCCCTTTATTTATTGCTGATCTGAGTTTTTCTTTGTCAGAGCACTTCAAATTGGTTAAGATGGACAAAAAAATTGCAGCCTTTGCTTCACCTCTCAAGACAAGCCGTGCAAGAATAGTAAACATATCTTCAACTGGTGTTTCTCGAGCTGCTACCTTATTGGGCTTGGAGGAGAATACCCTTTCAACACAATTTTTTGGACATGTGAGTGATAAGTTAGGTACGAAGATAACTGTTAAGCGGGGAAATCCAGAACACAGGCTTGATGTTGCATCTACAAGTGCAATTTCTAGTGGCACTCATAAGGGTACTTATCCAACAGAAAACCCCACACATATGGATAAACATCAGCAGTTTGGATTTTCTAAAAGTACTACCTCTGATGCTGGTGAGCATTCCATCAGGTTCAGCACTGCAGGTGGCCGATCAATGGCTATCTCTGCTGATGCACTACAACGTGCGAAAAGCCTTTTGGGTGATTCAGACTTAGTGGTTTCTCCAAATGATTCAATAGGTCACTCTTTGGCATCAGCTACAGAGAAGCTACCAAAATCAACTATTTCTCCGAAAGGAGATGTATCTAACCTATTGCATGGAACTATAGCAATAGGATATGCTGTACCTGACGCCCCTTTGACTAAAAAAAGTGCTAATCAGTTTCATATGGGAAGGGAATATCGTCCAATCAATGAAATTCCAAAGGTCCCCAAGCCTCCCTCCAGATGTTTATCTGAAGGCAACAATGTGAGTAACGCTAAAGACAAGACCCAGTGGCATCATATGCCAACTGGACCATTGGTTGACATCActaactacatggctacatgttcTGGAAATGCGGACCACTTAGCAAATGGAAAGAGAATAATCGGGGGAAGAAACTCCATATCTCCATTCAAACGGCCCCGTTCTTCCAGGTCCTTTTGATATACTCTCTGTCTAGCAAGTTTTAAACTTTTCTATGTCATGCTTCTGATACATCCTTGGTAAAACTGGCTAGGTTCGTCACGCCAATAAAAAACAACAAACTATCTTCTGCTGGTAAGCTGATGGTGATACATAGTTAGCACATTCTCCAGATTCATTCCTACTTGATAGGCTGGACTATTTTTGACAGGAGAATCCATAGTGCCTCCAATGCAGATCAGTCCCTGTAGGACAATGCTATCTGCACGTTATCCTTTCCAACATCAAAGGAAAAATTACAAAGAATATTTTGGTGGTCCTCCTTGCTTCAAATATTTGGTACAGTGTTGCTCCCTTGCATTTAATTTCTGCTGATGtgttatttcctaagtttgttaATTATGGATCTTTTCTTGTCAGCAGACTGAACATGCAACTGATGATGTAAAGCTCATGGATGCAAGAAGAGCTGAGAAGTTTAGGTTTCAGCATACGGATACTGgtgcagaagagtttcagaaaATACTGCTCACATGTGGTGCTTCATTGTCATGTGCAACTAAAGAGTAAACATCATTCTTGAATGCCATGTTCCACTATTTCATGCTGATGATACAAGATTGACCTTTATGGTTGTTTGGATTGTGGGATCAGAGAAGTGGGATTGGAATTAGGATGTGGGGTGATATAATGTTAACCTTTAATAAAAAAGAGTGAAGGCTTCTGCTCAATAACCCACTAGAAAAGAAAATTCATAACTTAAAATAAGCAAGTACGATGTTAGGTAACTTGATGTGGTGCTTTTGAGTGACAGGTGATTAAAAAAATGTTTGATCGTTACCTTTCCAGTTTCATGTGTGTACTTAAGACTTTATTTGACTTGATGGTGATAAAATTTCTTCAGACATTCTGCTATCAAGTCACTTTAGTTTTCCTGTTTTAGATGGGTCAGTAATCACTATAAATGGATCGTGTGGAAGCTTGCTTCACTCGAGAGATGCTACCCAACTAGAGCTGCTGGTAAATTCTTGACAGTTGACAATGTTCTTGAGGAGCTTAAGTACCGGTGAGATGAAAGTCATGTCTTCTATTTTTCCATTTCAGTTGTATGGATGCATATGATTTTATTCATGAAATTTCATGGATTTTAGCTATGACAGAGAAGTGAATCATGGTCATCGGTCAGCAATAAAGAAAATTTTAGAAGGGAGTGCTTCACCATCTTTGATGATGGTCTTGTGCATTTCAGCTATTTACTCTTGTCCTGACCAAAATAACAATAAGTTGGAGGTTAACAAGGTAGATACTAATGAAGACAACAACGACAACCAAAGCTTGTCAGCCACTAATAGAAACATGTCTGCAAATATTGAATTAACTGATGGATGGTATGTGGTTGTGTTCACCTTATTGCATTGCGTAGCATTGAAACTGAATGACTCCAACAAGTTCCATTGTCTGCTTCTTCACAGGTATTCACTTGATGCATCGTTGGATATGGCACTTTTGGAACAACTAGAGAAAAGAAAGCTTTTCGTAGGGCAGAAGCTTCGGGTAATATGATATTTTCATTTTTCAAGGGACATGGCTGTAGTTATTACAAACTTCTAACATGTTTAACCTAATATGTGTTCCATCTTGGCAGATATGGGGAGCTTCTTTATGTGGTTGGTCTGGGCCTATGTCATTTCATGAGGTTTGCCTGATGCCTGTTCCATCAATTCCCTCTAAATAAGGAATACCATGTAATTAAATAtctgttgatgacatcatattttcAGGCGCCTGGTACTGTCAAATTAGCTGTTCACATAAATGGCACCTATCGTGCTAGATGGAATGACGCCTTAGGATTCTGTATGTGCCTGTTGTACTTAATTTTTCTTAAAGAACAATATCATCTTGTCTTGCCTGTTCTGATAGCAAAACATGTGTTCAGCTGGGGTTACCCATGAACATTTATGAGCAATTGTAACTAAATCTGCACTTCACATTCTGCTTATTTCTTATCAAAATGGTGTTCTCTTTGATCTCAGGCAAGCATGTTGGACTCCCACTGGCATTCAGGTGCATAAAAGCTTCTGGTGGTAGAGTTCCTAGGACACTGGTTGGAATCACAAGGATATATCCTGTTCTCTACCGGGAAAGGTATATGACTGGATGTAAACTAAATTCATCACATCTGTCAGAAAGAAAAAAGATCTAGGATCAGATACACACATACTTGTGGAATctctagggcctgtttggatcctttTATTTTAGAGGAACTGAGTCTACTTTATGGACTAGGCTATTTAGCTTGGAATTTGATATTCCACAACTTTCCAAAGTTTAGATATAAGCCTGCCTTAAATCATGGGGTGAGAGATAGAAATTGATTCCATAGATCCCCATGCTATGTTTCTTCTCTGCAACTTATAGCACGCTTTTCGGCTCACTCCCTTGTAGTAGAAGTGCAGCACATAAGTATCTCCCCCATGTGGCCAACAGTAGTATACAAGTATATTCCGTATGTGACCATATTAATTTAATTGATCTGTGCCTAAATTGTGATTATTAGAATGGATTTCAATACCAAGGATTCAAACAGGGCTAATGGTTAATTGTGTATGTCAGGTTGCCTGATGGTCGTTCTGTCGTGAGATCTGAAAGGATGGAAAGAAAGGCGCTGGAACTATACCACCAGAGGTACTTAGTTATGTGACTAGtgaacaatacaaatgaatgcaCTGAACAGTCACAACTCCTCTAGCAGAAGTAGATAAACTATTAAACTATTGAAGCACCATTGCAATCTCTGATACATGTGCAGAATGTGAATTAATAAATCTGACATGACTATTTTTGCTTGGCATGTTTTGCTGTATGGGCCTTATGATGTTTATATTATCTATATGTACTAATGTGAATCCATTACCTCTGCTCCTCATCGTGGCAGCTCAGAATTGGGTTCTCTCctatcattgcctttctgtgcaATTAAGATTGCAGTCGTCCTCTTGAATATTTAATTAATTGTCTGTTAGATTTGTTCAAGTGTGCACTGCTGATATTCATGAACACTATTAGATTAGTATCTGCACAGATGTTTTCCCTGATTATCAGTAGGCAAGACTGTTGGAGAAACCATGTTGCGAAAAGCACTTGCAAACATATTTGCTTCCCAATAAGTGGCACCATGAAAATATATGCGGGTTCCATGCACTGGTGAATTGTGATAGGCTGATAGCTGTGGGTTGACTATTGGCACAACTGATTTTTTGTGCGACATTCCCTACTGTAAAGAAGCTCGCTTTATTAAATCTATAGACCTCTACATATTGTTAAGGTATAATAGTCACGGGTACCAAAGATCAAGGTTTAGATCCATCCACTACCCTTCCCAATAAGTGGCACCATGAAAATATATGCGGGTTCCATGCACTGGTGAACTGTGATAGGCTGATAGCTGTGGGTTGACTATTGGCACAACTGATTTTTTGTGCGACATTCCCTACTGTAAAGAAGCTCGCTTTATTAAATCTATAGACCTCTACATATTGTTAAGGTATAATAGTCACGGGTACCAAAGATCTAGGTTTAGATCCATCCACTTCCCTTCCCTCTGTGCATTTGCCTGTGTGCATTGTCCGCACGGCATCTATGACGTCTGCACGGGCGCTCTCCATCTGTCCTTGCGGGCTCTTTCCACTGGGCGGGACTTGTCGGTCCCTAATGGCCCACTGCCCATCGCGGGTTCGTCTGTTGCCCAGCGAGGAGGATATGTTCGTGCTGTCAGATTGATTCCGTCCGTCATGGACCTGATTCCTCCATGCTTGTCGATGATTCTGCCCCACCTTTTGATTCTTCTTTATCTATTTCTGTCCACCGAAGTCATTTTCCTAAATTCTTGTTGCTTGCTGCTCCTATAGTGTGTTTGAGGCCTATTTTCTaaattcctttttttttctcaattgcatgtgtgaagggcgggcctggtgcaagcggtagagtcttaccgcctgtgaccggcaggtcccgggttcgagttgcggtctcctcgcattgcacaggcgagggtaaggcttgccactaacacccttccccagaccccgcacagagtaggagctctctgcactgggtacgcccttttttttctcAATTGCATGTGTGTCCATCCAAGTCCAGTTGCACATCTCCAGTTCATTCAAGCCGTGCATGTCCACAAATTTTGTTAGATCagcaaatctttttttttctttggttaGCTGAGTCCCGTCGATTTAGCTAATCATCATCATTATTGATGCGACTATGCCCTCTTGGTTTCTTTGGTAGCCCATTTTGCTACACTTCATGATCAATGGACGTTTATTTGTCGCCATCACCATTCTATCCTACTATGTGCCGTCTTGGAACAGTGATCTCTCTATGCTTCCTTTGGCTTGATTTGACACATATCTATATTATCGTTGAGTTCAAAGTCTTGAAGAGTCGAAGTAGGCTTGTACATGGTCTGGTTTAAGCAGTTTTTGAGCAAAAACCAGCCCAAACCGCAAGCCATCACTGTCCTACGGTTTGGAACCCGCGGGTTATATGGGTAACACAGTCTGGGCGTCCGCCGTATGACGTCACATCGGTACCAGAGGTTGAGGGTTCTTGTGCTCCTCCGACTCTGCTGTGTTCCTGCCGGTGGTGGCACCATCGGGCACATTGTCGACGAGGTTCAAAGAACAGTCATGCGAGAATCCCATCCGCCGCAAGCAAAAGAAGCGCCGCCGAGCAGAACACAACAGGGTTTCAGTTTCAGGCATCCAAACAAGCAGATTAGGCACAAATTGCAACTTCCCGATCTATCCAAGAGGAGATCCCACAAATTAAAGAAGCACCTTGAAAGGAAGCTTTAATTTCTCGCCTATTGCTACATGAAAAGTAGTGCTTATTGGTTGGATCGAGCTGGAGACGGCGGCACGCCGGCAGCAGCAACTTGGCCACTGATGAGAATCACCTCCGGCGGGCGCATCTCCTTGCCTGGTTCGTACCCTCCTTGAAGTCCTCGACGCGGCGCTTGCAATCCTCACAAATCTTGGACATGGAGAAGAAGGACAGCAGCAGTTCCCTGTACCCGTAATTGCAGGCGATGGCCGATGTGGACTGTCATAACGCGGCAGCCCCGCCTGAGGCGTCCAGGGAGCGACGGTGGATCGCGCGTATAGTGATGGCGCCACCAGCACATGGATAACCGGAGCACGAGGGGAGAAGCCGTGGCGGGCCCACGCCGCTCGGTTGAGAAGCCGGTGCCTTTGTTGTTCGGGTCCGACGGTTTAGCGGTCTGAGACCGTACTCAAACCAACCCAGGCATAGCTTCCAAATCGATTTTGAATGGGCTGGTTTTACGGGTTGAACAGGTTTTAACCAGCCCATGTACAAGGCTAGAGGAGATCATTGCATTTGAGAGGGGGTGTTAAGGTATAACAGTCAGGGGTATTAGTGTAATCTCCTAGTCTGGAGTTTCCCTCTTGTGTCTTCAATGTATTCTATCCCATTGGGCCTCAATACTATCATCTAGTTAAGTCTCTCTATTCGTCGTAACACATGCAATCAGTGAAAGTGCATTTAGAGTAGAGCCCTGAAGTTCTCGGATCAAAGTTGAAAGTTAGTTCTAGTTTTATTGATTCACTTTGTTTAATATTATCCCCCTTTTATGTGATCAGTAACATTACTGTTTCTTGTAGAGTATCTAAGATCACAGAAGATATTATGTTTGAACAACAAGAAAACTGTGACAGTACTGATGATAACGAGGAAGGGGCTAAAATTCTCAAAATGCTAGAGGATGCTGCTGAGCCTGAATTTATACTTGCGGACATGACTCCGGAGCAGTTGAAGCTTTTCTCATCTTACATAGAAAAGCGAAATGTAAGTAGCTCTGACATCTGTTGGTTCATATTTACATGGAAAGTTGCACATGCTGAATCAATATACTGCAGATTGTTAAGCAAAATGAAGTATCTAAGAATGTTGAGAAGGCCCTTGAAGTTGCTGGCCTTAGTTCAAGGGATGTTACACCATTTTTGAAAGTGAGAGTGATTGGCCTTGCCAATAAACATTCAGCTTCCACATCCAGTAACAAGGAAGGGCTAATAACAATATGGAATGCTACTGAGATGCAGGTATGTCACAATCATCCTGCAGTCTAGATGTGTTGCATAcatgtttagggtttagggtttaatggTTCAGGGTTAGGTTCTGGATGAAAGGATTTTTGGTGTAAACCATTAAAGCTTCACCATTGCTATTGACAGAAACATAATCTTGTGGAGGGACAAGCTTATTCTGTTACGGGATTGGTGCCTTCGAACTATGGCACTGAAATCCTGTActtgcatgctagaggatcatctACAACGTGGAAGCCTTTAGCATCAGCTCAGACTACAGATTTTAAGTAAGCGGCATGGCTGCCCTCCACAGTTACATTTCATCATTCAACCTTTGCCCTATTCGcttggctaataagccatggctgaaagtactgttggctaaattattgtgagagaaaaatactgttcgttggctgaaaaagtacggcttgaCCATGTTTCTTTTTCCAGACCATTCTTTACCCCTCGTAAAGCAATTGAACTCTTGAAATTTGGTGAGGTGCTGATTTCAAGGTCAGTCTGATCTCATATTTAACCTTCCCAATCTTCTCTCATTGTATTAACGAACCTATTGAATAATTCGTATTGGTTGCAGTGAATTTGATATTGCAGGTCTTATTTTATATGTTGGCAATACTTATTTATGTAGCAACAAGAAAAAGCAGTGGCTCTTTTTAACAGATGGATCTAAATTTATCTCTGGACAAGGGTGTGAAGAGCAAGATTGTCTTCTAGCTGTTAGCATTTCGTCCGCAACCACTGACGAAGACTCTGCATTATTTAGTTATACTCTCTCTGGGAACACAGTACGTGATATTTTGATATTGTATATATGTTGAGTTTCTGTTTCTTATTTTGATTTGAAACCTCTACATTGAACACCAGTCTGGGAAATCTGTTGCTAGACATTTGAAGACCATTTGAAGTTATTACATTTGTTCAGCTTTAACCCTTTCAAAGCAAGTGCAGCTTTAGCTTATTGCTAAATTTCTTGCTCAGGTTGGTTTTAGTAATCTGGTCAAACGACAGAAAGACGAGACAAGGCAAATATGGGTAGCTGAGGCAACAGAGAGCTCAAGCTACACTCTTTCCAATGAGATTCCTAGAAAATCTCACCTAAAAGAAGCTGCAGCTTCGGCTGAGAGATGGGCTTCAAGATCTTATCATGTAAGTTTTCCACTCGTTAGGACAACCACAGTTAGGTGTGAGTGCTATATTTTTTATGATGATTGTAGTGTCACTCACTGTTTTACTGCAATACGAATGGCCCTTGCAGAAAATTCAAGAGCTAAAAGAAAGGATTTTATGTATAGTTGGCAACGCTGGTGTCTAAATTATAATAAACGGTGCTGCCTGCTGTTTTTCGAAATGGTGCAAGATTTTGCTTGGGATTTTTGTTGTAACTACATCAATATTTCTCATTGATGTTGGCTGGTTCAGGTTGGAGCCTTTTACCGCAATACGAATGGCCCTTGCAAAAACTTCAAGAGCTAAAAGAAAGGCTTTTTTATGTATAGTTGGCAACCCTGGTGTCTGAATTATAATAAACGGTGCTGCCTGCTGTTTTTGGAGATGATGCAAGATTTTGCTTGGGGGTTCTTGCTGTAACTGCACCAATATTTCTCAGTGATGTTGGTTGGCTCTGGTTGGAGGCAATGTGTTCTAGTACAGTACTACTGAAGCATTATGCTAGTGGGATGTTCATGATCATGAACTGATGGGCAGAGAATAAACAACTATGATGCATACTTCACAGGATGCAAAGGACAAGGAGATAAATATTCTTCAGAAGGTATCGCAACTTAACCATAATGCCTATAGACATTTAGAAGCCATGTTATGTGTTGTGATGTACAATTACAAGATCAGCAACCCCATTGCATGCACAAATTTCAGAACTTGCCTAGCTGTAACCACTACCATTGCTATATTTTTGCACTTACAGGGCTTGCTATTTTGGGATGGACAGACCAGAGTTCAACTCTACTCACATGGTAACTCAAGCCTCAACGTGTACCCCCTTTCTGGTTTATAACAGGGAGCCTTATGCTGCCCTGTCCAGTTCAATGCTGGGATTTTGGGGCTGCCAAGTCTTTGTACTGTCCAGGCTTACATGAGCAAGTTGCCTATCCACTCGCTTATAATTATAAAATGGTCTACGGACTACTATTTATTAATCTGATAAAGTTATATAGCAGCATTACCTATGTGATACTATTGGGCTGTTTTTTTTATTGTTACTATTGGAGTGTTGGTCGCTTTCCTCTGTATGCCTTATGTAGCTGGTATTGTTGCCTGGTCTGGCTTGGTCGAAAGTACTCTggccgttccaaattataagacgttttgtctttttagatacattgcttttactatgtatctagacgtgTAGCAAGAGTATCTAGAAAAAAAGTCAAACgtgttataatttggaatggagtactattTTCTACCCATGATTGGAATGGGGTTGTTTTAACCTGCCAATTTCTTCCAAAATACATGTCATTCTGGAACTTCGTTCAAATCACCCAGGCCCCCACCTTTTAATTTTATAGATGCTGTTAAGGACCATCCGAAAGGGATGCCAAGGCCCTTGTTCGGCATATATATTATGGGACCTGGTTTTGAGTTCGAGTGAATTTGTATTTGTGTTCGGACTATAAATGTCCATGTAGCTCGAGGCCTGGCGGCCCAGCACGAAGCCCACATTTTTGGCCTGGCCCAAGCATGGCACGACCCGATGGTCAGTGGGCCCGGGCCGGCTCGGCTCGGGGgtacaggccgtgcctgggccgtcgcTCAAGCCCGTGGGCTGGCATGGCACGGCCCAGCCTACAAGGGTTGGCCCGGTAGCGGCCCGGCACCCCCCCCCCACGCCTAGTCTCCCGTGGCCTGCCAGCCGGCCCAACCCCAATGGCTCCGCCTGCCTCTCCCCCCTCATATATAAGCGCGTAGACGCGGTGCCCTCTCCCTCACCCCGAACCCTAAGGGtccgtttggatgtagatattggatGTCTGGAATTGAATTGAGTATCAATACCAAATCGGACTAGCTTTGGAAATGGACTACAATACCAAATAACATGTTTGGATGTACATGAAATTGCTATTAGGAATCCCGTGACAGGGCAAATACCAAATCATGTTTGGATGTCCATTCTGTGAAATTGGAAATCGGCAGCGCGTCCACCTCGCCCTGCCTCGTCCGATCAAGCGTCGCCGTCTACCCACACGTCTCGTCCAAGCTCGCACCACGCAGATCGGAGAGCGG from Miscanthus floridulus cultivar M001 chromosome 11, ASM1932011v1, whole genome shotgun sequence includes these protein-coding regions:
- the LOC136493901 gene encoding protein BREAST CANCER SUSCEPTIBILITY 2 homolog A-like; translated protein: MVEAAARNSSMVRARTSEKASREARRGELGISTLSARKGQGTQQGGGALGLSVHGQGERKKKTDAWAPPVRGAKGTFHASQKEIPLPRRSSFPFHFPPPPPQSAHSISNFPFSLVSVAAEAPPVRRGPGTMPRKWQVWGRPDGSIVWVPVSDAPPNPPPPGPLRPAPPHPPPPDDAPIRETLGPDTAGGCRIPSMADLLLQARDKLIEGDGMNGVTQGVNAAGLFSTGSGRSLAVSQRAVRRARELVGEEVDEATNNNYKKRKQPFGGDAGLEGERANLHVPFGGGVHKDNFFPMFQTGFGKAVLLSKDSIQKARAVLEENVENLAGAKQPMFHTGMGRSVLVSKNSIEKARTVLGGQMIANEGDVDGMEQFPVSQSGSGRAASISMASVQKANDVLEKNNIKIGSVEGPGRPNQSLIFQTGSGRPVLISKRSVERSRALLMDEDAENIGQRDTGCQLPIFQTGLGRPVAVEQSSIETASAVLENGDIKRSGNGDTNVCATPFQFETPKSVLMSSSLIMNDMTFTPEENTSVRAEKCFNDGGQLPLFQTGSGRPVTVSKGSIKRASAFLEPRNIAKELEAYLNDGYATSIFKTGTGKSILATENSRERAQFVLEAVKQGYEDCGSPLPMFQTGSGKSVLVSESSVQKARAVLKEEEHFKLVKMDKKIAAFASPLKTSRARIVNISSTGVSRAATLLGLEENTLSTQFFGHVSDKLGTKITVKRGNPEHRLDVASTSAISSGTHKGTYPTENPTHMDKHQQFGFSKSTTSDAGEHSIRFSTAGGRSMAISADALQRAKSLLGDSDLVVSPNDSIGHSLASATEKLPKSTISPKGDVSNLLHGTIAIGYAVPDAPLTKKSANQFHMGREYRPINEIPKVPKPPSRCLSEGNNVSNAKDKTQWHHMPTGPLVDITNYMATCSGNADHLANGKRIIGGRNSISPFKRPRSSRFVTPIKNNKLSSAGESIVPPMQISPCRTMLSARYPFQHQRKNYKEYFGGPPCFKYLTEHATDDVKLMDARRAEKFRFQHTDTGAEEFQKILLTCGASLSCATKEWVSNHYKWIVWKLASLERCYPTRAAGKFLTVDNVLEELKYRYDREVNHGHRSAIKKILEGSASPSLMMVLCISAIYSCPDQNNNKLEVNKVDTNEDNNDNQSLSATNRNMSANIELTDGWYSLDASLDMALLEQLEKRKLFVGQKLRIWGASLCGWSGPMSFHEAPGTVKLAVHINGTYRARWNDALGFCKHVGLPLAFRCIKASGGRVPRTLVGITRIYPVLYRERLPDGRSVVRSERMERKALELYHQRVSKITEDIMFEQQENCDSTDDNEEGAKILKMLEDAAEPEFILADMTPEQLKLFSSYIEKRNIVKQNEVSKNVEKALEVAGLSSRDVTPFLKVRVIGLANKHSASTSSNKEGLITIWNATEMQKHNLVEGQAYSVTGLVPSNYGTEILYLHARGSSTTWKPLASAQTTDFKPFFTPRKAIELLKFGEVLISSEFDIAGLILYVGNTYLCSNKKKQWLFLTDGSKFISGQGCEEQDCLLAVSISSATTDEDSALFSYTLSGNTVGFSNLVKRQKDETRQIWVAEATESSSYTLSNEIPRKSHLKEAAASAERWASRSYHVGAFYRNTNGPCKNFKS